From Quercus lobata isolate SW786 chromosome 1, ValleyOak3.0 Primary Assembly, whole genome shotgun sequence, one genomic window encodes:
- the LOC115949649 gene encoding uncharacterized protein LOC115949649 produces the protein MVLERLDRAVANNNWFARNPGTKVRHLHSHSSDHRPIIVKPEGIIPKPNKPFKFEKMWLSNKGCSDTINSAEQAVAKGEGDYVADKALQLEVNALLDKESQMWEQRVRAFFLRCGDRNTSYFHSIACHRYQRNRILGLRNSANVWCTEKSQIKEIAVEYYNSLFSLTRPYDFKEILDTVHPSVADEMNAQLIKSFSREEVDTTIK, from the exons ATGGTCCTTGAGAGACTAGATAGAGCAGTTGCCAACAACAATTGGTTCGCCCGCAATCCAGGCACAAAGGTTCGGCATCTCCATTCCCATTCCTCCGATCATAGACCAATCATCGTTAAGCCAGAGGGGATCATTCCCAAACCGAACAAACCattcaaatttgagaagatgtggttgagcAATAAAGGGTGTAGTGATACCATCAACTCG GCCGAACAGGCAGTTGCGAAGGGAGAAGGAGACTATGTAGCGGACAAGGCTTTGCAATTGGAAGTCAATGCTCTCTTAGATAAGGAAAGCCAAATGTGGGAGCAGCGAGTTAGAGCTTTTTTCCTAAGATGTGGTGATCGAAACACAAGCTACTTTCACAGTATAGCCTGCCATAGATATCAAAGGAATCGGATTTTAGGTTTGAGAAACAGTGCCAATGTTTGGTGTACTGAAAAGAGTCAGATTAAAGAGATAGCAGTTGAATACTACAACTCCTTGTTTTCTTTGACGCGCCCATATGACTTCAAAGAAATCCTTGATACAGTCCACCCCTCAGTCGCAGATGAAATGAATGCCCAACTTATCAAGTCCTTTTCAAGAGAAGAAGTGGACACAACTATCAAGTAG